Proteins encoded together in one Vigna angularis cultivar LongXiaoDou No.4 chromosome 5, ASM1680809v1, whole genome shotgun sequence window:
- the LOC108339196 gene encoding protein EPIDERMAL PATTERNING FACTOR 2 has product MTIFSIQAFKFFFLLSFFISLSNGFGLGIIPNHAKSINLQQKAAATEENGAKKDMRMELYPTGSALPDCSHACGSCFPCKRVIVSYKCMVAESCPVVYRCMCKGKYYHVPSNG; this is encoded by the exons ATGACCATTTTCTCAATTCAGGCCTTCAAGTTTTTCTTTCTACTTTCCTTCTTCATTTCACTTTCTAATGGCTTCGGCCTTGGGATCATCCCTAATCATG cTAAGTCTATCAATTTGCAGCAGAAAGCAGCAGCAACTGAAGAG aATGGAGCAAAGAAAGACATGAGAATGGAACTGTACCCAACAGGGTCTGCTTTGCCAGATTGTTCTCATGCATGTGGTTCTTGTTTTCCTTGCAAGAGGGTGATAGTGAGCTACAAGTGCATGGTTGCAGAGTCTTGCCCTGTAGTTTATAGGTGCATGTGTAAAGGGAAATATTACCATGTACCATCCAATGGTTGA